The following proteins are co-located in the Trichocoleus sp. FACHB-46 genome:
- a CDS encoding lipopolysaccharide assembly LapA domain-containing protein translates to MRQINFLIIFVIALALVLFSLENTEPATIHIVRDIQIQAPLAVELILALGVGAVLAWVFSVWAQLQHMLEIRKGLQQVQEREQRIEELEQDLDRYKAELQNQQPLLPAVDSMAQEV, encoded by the coding sequence ATGCGCCAGATTAACTTTTTAATCATCTTTGTCATTGCGCTAGCTTTGGTCTTGTTCAGTTTAGAAAATACCGAACCTGCCACCATTCATATTGTTCGAGATATCCAAATTCAGGCTCCCCTAGCCGTAGAACTGATTTTGGCTTTGGGCGTGGGTGCAGTACTGGCCTGGGTCTTCAGCGTTTGGGCCCAACTACAACACATGCTGGAAATTCGCAAAGGCTTGCAACAAGTTCAAGAGCGAGAACAACGAATTGAAGAGTTAGAACAAGACCTCGATCGCTACAAAGCAGAACTTCAAAACCAGCAACCCCTATTGCCTGCGGTTGATTCTATGGCCCAAGAAGTCTAG
- a CDS encoding carboxylesterase, protein MITYSEQISTIAHRAQAREDALPVRDPACRSRFWFHPRPTSKVCLFFHGFTAGPYQFEPMGEAFYQAGYNVLVPLQPGHGIAGDWNRDHPPPLPTDVLIYQNFAVDWLQQAQSLGQQVVVGGLSSGATLGAWLASEYPQQIARALLFAPYLSGTNRLVDFLVEILPVYFEWLNKDEPGHHGYDGFRIPTLRLFLDLGQELLDRVAHRPAAPMFVISSASDRATNPQDHQALAQAARTLQPQTWYHCLDEALDIPHTMMTQAEGNDYQNLLITLAKAFVESNLTWSEVLAIGDRLLHGNTFDGAVAELNLQQRTAAELSVMMALLDLKAIVAAHQAELKP, encoded by the coding sequence ATGATCACTTATTCTGAGCAAATTTCCACGATCGCTCACCGAGCCCAGGCACGAGAAGATGCTTTGCCTGTGCGAGACCCTGCTTGCCGTTCCCGGTTTTGGTTTCACCCGCGACCCACTTCTAAGGTTTGCTTGTTCTTCCACGGGTTCACGGCAGGCCCCTACCAATTTGAGCCGATGGGTGAAGCCTTTTACCAAGCAGGCTACAACGTTCTGGTACCCCTACAGCCAGGGCACGGCATCGCTGGCGACTGGAATCGCGATCATCCGCCACCGCTCCCCACAGATGTGCTCATCTATCAAAATTTTGCCGTGGATTGGCTCCAGCAAGCCCAGTCTTTAGGGCAGCAAGTCGTGGTGGGCGGACTCTCCAGCGGAGCGACCTTAGGGGCTTGGCTAGCCTCTGAGTACCCGCAGCAGATCGCTCGTGCCCTGCTGTTTGCACCATATCTGAGTGGCACGAACCGATTAGTCGATTTTTTGGTAGAAATTCTGCCCGTCTACTTTGAATGGTTGAACAAAGACGAGCCTGGGCATCATGGCTATGATGGCTTCCGGATTCCCACGCTGCGTCTGTTCTTGGATCTAGGCCAAGAGTTGCTCGACCGCGTGGCCCATCGCCCAGCCGCACCCATGTTTGTGATTTCTAGTGCCAGCGATCGCGCTACTAACCCTCAAGATCACCAAGCCTTGGCGCAAGCTGCCCGAACGCTTCAGCCTCAAACTTGGTACCACTGTCTAGACGAAGCCCTGGATATTCCACATACGATGATGACCCAAGCGGAGGGGAATGATTACCAAAACTTGCTGATCACCCTGGCGAAAGCTTTTGTGGAAAGCAACTTGACTTGGTCGGAGGTGTTGGCGATTGGCGATCGCTTGCTGCACGGAAACACGTTTGATGGTGCTGTAGCTGAGCTAAATCTTCAGCAACGCACGGCTGCGGAGTTGTCTGTGATGATGGCATTGCTCGACCTCAAGGCCATTGTTGCAGCGCACCAGGCTGAACTCAAACCTTAA
- a CDS encoding shikimate kinase produces the protein MNQLLKGVNLYLVGMMGAGKTTVGRLLAKELGYHFFDTDMLIEQSQKKSINEIFAETGEAAFRDIETAVLAELSSCVRLAIATGGGIVLQRKNWSYLRHGLVVWLDAPVEVLYSRLQNDATRPLLRETDLKVKLQSLLEQRQALYAQADLHLTLQPGETPEQITARVIAEIPTVLCPERRPVTELN, from the coding sequence ATGAATCAGTTGCTAAAAGGAGTCAATCTCTACCTTGTTGGAATGATGGGGGCTGGCAAAACAACGGTAGGACGCCTACTTGCAAAAGAGTTAGGCTACCACTTCTTCGACACAGACATGTTGATTGAGCAGTCCCAGAAAAAATCGATCAATGAAATCTTTGCGGAAACCGGAGAAGCGGCATTTCGGGATATTGAAACTGCTGTATTGGCCGAGCTATCGTCTTGTGTCAGATTGGCGATCGCGACAGGCGGAGGGATTGTACTCCAGCGCAAAAACTGGAGCTACCTGAGGCATGGCTTAGTGGTCTGGTTAGATGCTCCGGTGGAGGTGCTGTACAGCCGATTGCAAAACGATGCGACTCGGCCCTTATTAAGAGAGACTGACTTAAAGGTAAAGTTGCAAAGCCTATTGGAGCAACGTCAAGCTCTTTATGCCCAGGCTGATTTGCATCTGACTTTGCAGCCGGGAGAAACTCCAGAGCAAATCACCGCCAGAGTCATAGCAGAAATTCCTACAGTGCTTTGCCCAGAACGAAGGCCAGTCACTGAGCTGAATTAG
- a CDS encoding DUF3153 domain-containing protein, with protein sequence MGINLGVKPVGRTIKQSSLTTRHSSRPAQTITKTVTKAIAQKLGQQLRRFRVVWMMLLASLLLSGCVQYDVGINFESPNRGEIVQHIKLDDRLTSLSGASAQQWLETVEQRTRRLGGKIRRNSNQEVTTIIPFSSGADLNTKFNEFLQPSTQKGTAKRAEPVLPEITSDFQLSQSNFLLLLRNRLSYTLDLRSLGVTSANGDLLVSPSSLLDLEFRLNTPWGARSIDTAANAISAERRQQGHELIWTLKPGQINHLEAAFWLPSPLGIGTVVIVFLVLGGWYLKYQSLPGQTAGSTQVSASEG encoded by the coding sequence ATGGGAATCAACCTGGGAGTCAAGCCAGTGGGTAGAACGATCAAGCAGTCATCGCTCACAACTCGCCATTCAAGTCGGCCAGCTCAAACAATTACAAAAACGGTCACAAAAGCGATCGCCCAAAAGCTAGGACAGCAGCTTAGGCGCTTTCGAGTGGTTTGGATGATGCTGTTAGCTTCCTTACTGCTTTCTGGTTGCGTTCAGTATGATGTCGGCATCAACTTCGAGAGTCCCAACCGGGGTGAAATTGTCCAACACATCAAGTTGGACGATCGCTTGACCAGCTTGAGTGGAGCCAGCGCCCAACAGTGGCTAGAGACGGTCGAACAGCGGACTCGGCGCTTAGGTGGCAAAATCCGCCGCAACTCCAACCAAGAAGTCACAACCATCATCCCCTTCAGTAGTGGCGCTGATCTGAATACTAAATTCAACGAGTTTTTGCAGCCATCGACCCAAAAAGGTACGGCGAAACGAGCCGAACCAGTTTTGCCTGAGATTACGTCAGACTTTCAGCTGTCGCAAAGTAACTTCTTGCTCCTGCTACGGAATCGCCTCAGCTATACTCTCGACTTGCGATCGCTCGGTGTCACGAGTGCCAATGGAGATTTGTTGGTGAGTCCTAGCTCATTATTAGACTTGGAGTTTCGGCTGAACACGCCTTGGGGAGCCCGTAGCATCGATACGGCAGCTAATGCCATTAGTGCGGAGCGTCGCCAGCAAGGTCATGAATTGATCTGGACGCTGAAGCCAGGCCAGATCAACCACTTAGAAGCAGCTTTTTGGCTACCGAGCCCGTTAGGAATTGGCACTGTGGTTATCGTCTTCTTAGTGCTAGGTGGGTGGTACTTGAAGTATCAATCTCTGCCCGGACAAACAGCGGGTTCGACTCAAGTTTCTGCCTCAGAAGGTTAG
- the argB gene encoding acetylglutamate kinase: protein MVNDSEYFRQEDATRVRILSEALPYIQQFAGRTIVIKYGGAAMKDSNLKEKVMRDIVFMACVGIRPVVVHGGGPEINTWLDKLGIEPQFKNGLRVTDAATMDVVEMVLVGRVNKEIVSLINQAGGCAVGLCGKDGSLVKARPEGQADIGFVGEVNSVNVRILESLLKAGHIPVISSVAADDTGQAYNINADTVAGELAAALGAEKLILLTDTAGILHDYHDPSTLIDKLDIQEARQLIESGVVSGGMIPKVNCCVRSLAQGVKAAHIIDGRLPHSLLLEIFTDAGIGSMLVASEFMK from the coding sequence ATGGTTAACGACAGCGAATATTTTCGGCAAGAGGATGCAACCCGCGTCCGCATCCTCAGTGAAGCCTTACCTTACATCCAACAGTTTGCCGGACGCACCATCGTGATCAAATACGGTGGGGCCGCGATGAAAGACAGCAATCTCAAAGAGAAGGTGATGCGGGACATCGTCTTCATGGCTTGCGTCGGGATTCGGCCTGTAGTGGTGCATGGCGGTGGCCCAGAGATTAACACTTGGCTCGATAAGCTGGGGATTGAACCTCAGTTTAAGAATGGTCTGCGAGTCACTGATGCTGCCACGATGGACGTGGTGGAGATGGTCTTAGTCGGTCGGGTGAATAAAGAAATTGTCTCTTTGATTAACCAAGCGGGCGGCTGTGCGGTTGGGCTTTGCGGCAAAGACGGCAGCTTGGTCAAGGCACGCCCTGAAGGCCAAGCAGACATTGGCTTTGTCGGTGAGGTGAATAGTGTTAACGTGCGGATTCTAGAATCGCTGCTGAAGGCAGGACATATTCCGGTTATCTCTAGCGTGGCGGCAGACGACACGGGGCAAGCTTATAACATCAATGCGGATACAGTTGCGGGAGAGCTAGCAGCGGCTCTCGGAGCCGAGAAGCTGATTCTGCTGACCGATACAGCCGGAATCTTGCACGATTATCATGACCCTTCCACCTTAATTGACAAGCTGGATATCCAAGAAGCGCGCCAGCTAATTGAATCTGGAGTGGTTTCTGGGGGCATGATTCCTAAAGTCAATTGTTGTGTGCGATCGCTGGCTCAAGGTGTAAAAGCAGCCCACATTATTGATGGCCGTCTACCTCACTCCCTGCTGCTAGAAATCTTTACTGATGCTGGCATTGGCTCCATGCTCGTGGCTTCTGAGTTTATGAAGTAA
- a CDS encoding AI-2E family transporter — MRRSNNLQRLFLLGLSGPIVALNVWILSQVFRYFEHSITLLVVAAILAFLLNYPVQILERTQISRSQAVIAVLLLALALLVVLGVTLVPILVEQAAQFVDKLPASLADSQRHVASLDIWAKAHRLPLDLQGFSTRINNQIENQLQALASQALGLAIITVSGLFDLVLVVVLAFYMLLYGDRMWQGLVNLLPASIGLPLSASLRLNFQNFFISQLLLGFFMFSTLIPIFIGLRVPFALLFALLIGVAELIPFIGATLGIGVVILLVMFQDFWLSLQVAFAAILMQQIKDNVLAPRLMGNFTGLNPIWIFIAILMGAQIAGLLGVLVAVPIAGTIKSTIDAIREINRPKVVTTEILPEEKQVHR, encoded by the coding sequence ATGCGCCGTTCAAACAATCTCCAGCGTTTGTTTCTATTGGGTTTGAGCGGCCCAATTGTAGCTTTGAACGTTTGGATTCTGTCGCAGGTTTTTCGCTACTTTGAGCACTCGATCACGCTGCTAGTAGTGGCGGCAATTTTGGCGTTTCTGCTCAACTATCCAGTGCAGATCTTAGAGCGGACTCAAATTAGCCGTTCTCAAGCTGTGATCGCTGTTCTACTGCTAGCACTGGCGCTATTAGTCGTGCTGGGTGTGACCTTGGTGCCGATTTTGGTGGAGCAAGCCGCTCAGTTTGTGGACAAGCTCCCTGCCTCCTTAGCGGATAGCCAGCGTCATGTAGCTTCTTTAGATATTTGGGCGAAAGCGCATCGTCTCCCGTTAGACCTCCAAGGTTTTAGCACTCGGATTAACAACCAAATTGAAAATCAGCTACAAGCCTTAGCCAGTCAAGCATTGGGTTTGGCAATCATAACGGTTTCGGGGCTATTCGACTTGGTTTTGGTGGTGGTGCTGGCCTTTTATATGCTGCTCTACGGCGATCGCATGTGGCAAGGCTTAGTCAACTTGTTGCCAGCCAGCATTGGTTTACCGCTCAGTGCCTCTCTACGCCTAAATTTCCAAAACTTTTTCATCAGTCAGTTGTTGTTGGGATTTTTTATGTTCTCAACGCTGATTCCTATTTTTATCGGGCTGAGGGTGCCCTTTGCGCTGCTCTTTGCCCTGTTGATTGGCGTGGCTGAGCTGATTCCCTTTATTGGAGCGACGTTGGGAATTGGGGTCGTGATCCTGCTGGTCATGTTTCAAGACTTTTGGCTCTCGCTACAGGTGGCCTTTGCCGCAATCTTGATGCAGCAGATTAAGGACAATGTTTTGGCTCCTAGATTGATGGGCAATTTCACCGGACTAAACCCCATTTGGATTTTCATTGCCATTCTGATGGGGGCGCAAATTGCTGGACTACTCGGCGTTTTAGTCGCAGTTCCGATCGCAGGCACTATTAAGAGCACCATTGATGCAATTCGCGAGATCAACCGCCCCAAAGTCGTCACTACAGAAATTCTGCCAGAAGAGAAACAGGTGCACCGCTAA
- a CDS encoding carboxylesterase, which translates to MPNYSATIAAIAKQAKAREDALPLRHEACRSKFWFHPQPTQRVCLFFHGFTAAPYQFQPIAEAFYKSGYNVLVPLMPGHGVTGNWGPDNPPPLPSDPAIYKQFALQWLQQAQALGKQVIVGGLSGGGTLANWLAFERSQQIYRTLLFAPYLSSSSKVIDLFVQKASSYFQWESKPGSVPVGYSGFLLPNLRVFLNIGQEVLVRSKSLDPVAPMLIISSESDRAVGNDDHRAMFRAVLPRQPKTWYHRFDRVLDIPHTMMTKQEGNEYQNLLITMAKAYTESSLGWKDVEEIGYRMTQGKTFNAVVAELNWQKRVSADMPAMMTMVDKREIVLARNKADVGAD; encoded by the coding sequence ATGCCCAATTACTCTGCTACGATTGCCGCGATCGCCAAGCAAGCAAAAGCGCGGGAAGATGCTCTACCCCTGCGTCATGAAGCCTGCCGCTCCAAGTTCTGGTTTCACCCCCAACCTACCCAGCGAGTTTGCCTCTTCTTTCATGGCTTTACAGCCGCACCCTACCAGTTTCAGCCCATAGCTGAGGCATTTTACAAATCGGGTTACAACGTGTTGGTGCCTTTAATGCCAGGGCATGGCGTCACTGGCAATTGGGGGCCTGACAATCCTCCCCCGCTCCCAAGCGATCCAGCAATTTATAAGCAATTCGCCTTGCAATGGCTCCAGCAGGCACAAGCACTAGGGAAGCAGGTGATTGTCGGTGGCCTTTCAGGGGGAGGGACTCTAGCAAATTGGCTGGCCTTCGAGCGATCGCAGCAAATTTACCGCACACTGCTATTCGCTCCCTACCTGAGTAGCAGCAGCAAAGTCATAGATTTATTCGTGCAAAAGGCCAGTTCTTATTTCCAATGGGAAAGCAAACCCGGGAGCGTTCCCGTGGGTTATTCTGGATTTTTATTGCCGAACTTACGAGTTTTTCTGAATATTGGCCAAGAGGTATTAGTTCGCTCCAAGTCTCTAGATCCGGTGGCTCCCATGCTGATCATTTCTAGCGAGAGCGATCGCGCTGTCGGCAATGACGATCACAGAGCCATGTTTCGCGCTGTTCTACCACGGCAACCAAAAACTTGGTATCACCGCTTTGATCGCGTCCTCGACATCCCCCACACCATGATGACCAAGCAGGAAGGCAACGAGTACCAAAACCTGCTGATCACGATGGCCAAAGCCTATACCGAAAGCAGCTTGGGCTGGAAGGACGTAGAAGAAATTGGCTACCGCATGACTCAAGGTAAGACTTTTAACGCAGTAGTAGCTGAGTTGAACTGGCAGAAACGAGTCTCGGCAGACATGCCTGCCATGATGACAATGGTAGATAAGCGAGAAATTGTCCTGGCCCGCAATAAGGCTGATGTTGGCGCTGACTAG